A single Cyclopterus lumpus isolate fCycLum1 chromosome 1, fCycLum1.pri, whole genome shotgun sequence DNA region contains:
- the tefm gene encoding transcription elongation factor, mitochondrial: protein MMWVARRLLSSVAQMSRHAGQVGLFRRPRHGCLPELELRYLQCTCCWRSRVPVAAFETLNDTLSSASDPCKEDNRSLDACYTYEQRVVILQLLNTGTQSELAAVKLLRGRKSLNIVEYRTKHGPFRTLESVVKVPLLKHKSAVTVFNSILNPVKKERKVRIQLAKFIRPEVDRSWLEEASNVVSLVCGTDKIAWAHVDRGMAVLDWQELDCPNFLKGSYMASAYLNDVSAAVALLPPADFYIIEKSSISIQNTTLFPILAHMRTVEAMLFTLLEPRNVPPESNIPPRVLNMMRTAVGRHFGLMVGESRTSGAQTVRQLMIESVTQKLPRINFPPELLMRHRNSFQMGSRRGGEELCDALLQAVTFYELLSESPS, encoded by the exons atgatgtggGTCGCCAGGCGATTGCTGTCGTCTGTCGCTCAGATGA GTCGGCATGCCGGGCAGGTCGGCTTGTTCCGTCGCCCTCGGCACGGCTGCCTCCCAGAGCTGGAGCTGCGGTACCTGCAGTGCACATGCTGCTGGCGGAGCCGAGTCCCCGTGGCGGCCTTCGAGACCCTGAACGACACCCTGTCCTCTGCTTCGGATCCCTGCAAGGAGGACAACCGGTCCCTGGACGCCTGCTACACCTACGAGCAGCGGGTCGTCATCCTCCAGCTGCTCAACACCGGCACACAGTCGGAGCTGGCGGCCGTGAAGCTCCTCAGGGGCCGCAAATCGCTCAACATCGTGGAGTACAGGACTAAACACGGGCCCTTCAGGACCCTGGAGAGCGTGGTGAAAGTGCCGCTGCTGAAGCACAAAAGTGCCGTCACGGTGTTCAACTCTATTCTCAACCCggtgaagaaggagaggaaagtgaGGATTCAGTTGGCCAAGTTCATCAGGCCGGAAGTTGACAGGTCCTGGCTGGAG GAGGCCAGTAATGTTGTGTCACTCGTATGTGGGACTGATAAAATCGCCTGGGCTCATGTGGACCGGGGGATGGCAGTGCTGGATTGGCAAGAGCTGGACTGTCCAAATTTCCTGAAGGGATCATACATGGCGTCTGCCTACTTGAATGAT GTGTCTGCGGCCGTGGCGCTCCTCCCGCCAGCTGACTTCTACATCATTGAGAAATCCTCCATCTCTATTCAGAATACGACCCTGTTCCCCATCCTGGCCCACATGAGGACTGTGGAGGCCatgttgttcactctgctggAGCCCAGAAACGTACCACCCGAGTCAAACATTCCTCCAAG AGTTTTGAACATGATGCGCACCGCTGTGGGACGTCACTTCGGACTCATGGTGGGAGAGTCGCGGACCAGCGGCGCTCAGACAGTGCGACAGCTGATGATCGAGTCGGTGACTCAGAAGCTTCCCAGGATAAACTTCCCCCCCGAGCTGCTGATGAGGCACAGGAATTCTTTCCAGATgggcagcaggagaggaggggaggaactCTGTGACGCTCTGCTCCAGGCGGTGACTTTTTacgagctcctcagtgaatCTCCCAGTTAg
- the atad5b gene encoding ATPase family AAA domain-containing protein 5b, protein MPNKLKRTKTCKDVLPPRASEVATFRGDSASLAAKDARAGAAAACAASDRKVAPPQERRETFCGKHAHIAPIFLRKTQHSESKWSGDGKPGRPVEKLWEPGLPPQAEDVQRVKGQRCLSTVSRGGRLSTSALGSCLEDIQTSNPAFPVRTVFSTLRERARGKPQDVGPTAINISSPQNPLQEKRKRGNESSERGPKRLRSSLVVEEAFSVGPCLVSAVQEDPVLTVKKQHSRSNKLSRRLREQSGSPVDPEPPKTSGIPQRDSSFEDVLWTDKYSPRHSSEVIGNSASVKKLQIWLKKWKLRADRDERRREENSNDSWDCGDFQGEAGPEEGLCNTVLITGPPGVGKTASVYACAQELGFKVFEVNCSSQRSGRHVLSQLKEATQSHLVEMSGKDPLKPTYFNNYAINSCTPKSETLPGKAVRPKNVTSTSKNRAAQKFGHSSRKGKPRPAAVTLANYFRVKAKADHVHAGGPAPSDKLDGEGSGNPSPGSDPVAPKNRKTATSLILFEEVDVIFDDDVGFLAAVKTFMMTTKRPVILTTNDPSFRERFNCGLEELVFKTPSVVNVCSYLQLVGLAESVRLEFHDVSSLLRLSGGDARRCLLQLQLWVNGGGGRSSLSGGSLEEATRVRIYSSVTERGDDEDSQQPRCDAACTASMLGLHHVTQHQLVNLLKRPVWTEIDMNKLLRLLAESWRGGVPLLYSNLEILLPIEGAKGTCPSLQRELGPSDSDPHVSQLEGNVTGRAPATGRAPATHSRSVKASRLGRRKWIPATLDATSSSSVTQHPQRAASSPQRAASSRDETEVVTGGLDALTDFFDLVSYLDSTTPAAVAPLISGPFVWTGAEIKDGLLDEMREDVEEEVGRILSQERMLDIQAAVEGLGCHRCCWQMSEALTEAQKKYRRELGDTRWGRLTEGLSASSKGRSLTFSAHLPCAPGVSKRRYELSRTLLGSSSFSLLGNRRAVGVDYMPVLRHICRLQRAQDQKEEPVRSLNYLSSTHLGLSKSTIQLLAEDFS, encoded by the exons ATGCCAAACAAACTCAAACGGACCAAGACCTGTAAAGACGTGTTGCCCCCGCGCGCCTCCGAGGTGGCGACGTTCAGAGGGGACTCGGCCTCGCTGGCAGCGAAAGACGCGCGTGCGGGCGCTGCCGCTGCGTGCGCCGCCTCAGACAGAAAAGTCGCACCACCCCAAGAGCGGAGAGAGACTTTCTGCGGAAAACACGCACACATCGCGCCAATCTTCTTGCGGAAAACACAGCACAGCGAAAGCAAATGGAGCGGCGACGGGAAGCCGGGTCGGCCGGTGGAGAAGCTTTGGGAACCGGGGCTCCCTCCCCAGGCGGAAGACGTGCAGCGGGTGAAAGGTCAGCGGTGTTTATCAACAGTCTCCCGGGGAGGCCGGCTGTCGACCTCGGCTCTGGGCAGCTGTCTGGAAGACATCCAGACGTCCAACCCAGCGTTTCCAGTCAGGACAGTGTTCAGCACTCTGCGGGAGAGAGCGCGAGGAAAGCCGCAGGATGTTGGACCCACAG CAATAAATATAAGCTCCCCACAGAACCCCTTacaagagaagaggaaacgagGGAACGAAAGCTCTGAGAGGGGCCCCAAACGTCTCAGGTCAAGTCTCGTTGTGGAGGAAGCCTTCAGCGTGGGTCCCTGTCTGGTGTCAGCTGTCCAGGAGGATCCCGTCCTGACGGTCAAGAAGCAGCACTCAAGGAGCAACAAGCTGAGTCGCAGACTGAGGGAGCAAAGTGGGAGCCCAGTAGACCCGGAGCCGCCCAAAACCTCCGGCATCCCCCAAAGAG ATTCCAGTTTTGAGGACGTCCTCTGGACAGACAAATACAGTCCTCGGCATTCAAGTGAAGTCATCGGCAACTCTGCCTCCGTGAAGAAACTGCAAAT TTGGTTGAAGAAATGGAAACTAAGAGCCGACCgtgacgagaggagacgagaagaaAACAGCAACG ATTCATGGGACTGTGGAGACTTCCAGGGTGAGGCCGGGCCAGAGGAGGGCCTGTGCAACACCGTGTTGATCACGGGACCCCCCGGTGTGGGCAAGACCGCCTCGGTGTATGCCTGCGCTCAGGAGCTTGGATTCAAG GTATTTGAGGTGAACTGCTCCTCGCAGCGCAGCGGCCGCCATGTTCTGTCCCAGCTGAAGGAAGCTACCCAGTCCCACCTGGTGGAGATGTCGGGGAAGGACCCACTGAAACCCACATACTTTAACAACTACGCCATCAACAGCTGCACTCCGAAATCTGAGACTTTACCTG GCAAAGCCGTGCGTCCCAAAAATGTCACCTCGACCTCAAAAAATAGAGCAGCCCAGAAGTTTGGCCACTCGAGTCGCAAAGGGAAACCCCGTCCAGCCGCGGTCACTCTGGCCAACTACTTTAGGGTGAAGGCCAAAGCGGATCACGTTCACGCCGGCGGTCCGGCGCCGTCCGACAAACTGGACGGCGAGGGATCGGGCAACCCGTCGCCGGGCTCCGATCCAGTGGCGCCAAAGAACAGAAAGACGGCCACGTCACTCATTCTGTTTGAAGAG gttgATGTCATATTTGATGACGACGTTGGTTTCCTCGCAGCCGTCAAGACTTTCATGATGACCACCAAAAGACCAGTCATCTTGACCACCAATG ATCCTTCCTTCAGAGAGAGATTCAACTGCGGCTTGGAGGAGCTCGTTTTCAAGACCCCGTCGGTG GTGAACGTCTGTAGCTACCTGCAGCTGGTGGGTTTGGCTGAGAGCGTGCGACTGGAGTTCCACGACGTGAGCAGCCTCCTCCGGCTGTCCGGGGGCGACGCCAGGCgctgcctgctgcagctgcagctctggGTGAACGGTGGCGGGGGGCGGTCGTCTCTGAGCGGAGGCTCGCTTGAGGAGGCTACTCGTGTGCGAATCT ACTCGAGTGTTACTGAAAGAGGAGACGATGAAGACTCCCAACAGCCTCGGTGTGACGCAGCCTGCACTGCCAGCATGCTGGGTCTCCACCATGTGACCCAACACCAACTTGTAAACCTTCTAAAG CGTCCGGTCTGGACTGAAATAGACATGAACAAGCTCCTGAGGCTCCTAGCtgagagctggagaggaggcgtTCCTCTTCTGTACTCCAACCTGGAGATTCTTCTGCCCATCGAGGGGGCCAAGGGGACTTGTCCCAGTCTGCAGAGGGAGCTGGGACCCTCTGACAGCGATCCTCACGTCAGCCAGCTGGAGGGAAATGTCACTGGAAGGGCACCAGCCACCGGAAGGGCACCAGCCACCCACAGCAGATCTGTTAAGGCATCTAGACTTGGCAGAAGGAAATGGATCCCAGCAACGTTGGACGCCACATCGTCTTCCAGTGTGACGCAACATCCTCAAAGAGCGGCCTCATCGCCACAGAGGGCCGCTAGTTCGAGGGACGAGACGGAAGTGGTGACCGGCGGTTTGGATGCCTTGACTGACTTCTTTGACCTTGTGTCGTACCTCGATTCCACAACACCAGCTGCCGTGGCGCCGCTCATCTCGGGCCCGTTTGTCTGGACAGGAGCTGAGATTAAGGACGGCTTGTTAGATGAGATGCGCGAGGACGTCGAGGAGGAGGTGGGCAGGATTTTGAGCCAGGAGAGGATGTTGGATATTCAGGCGGCTGTTGAGGGATTGGGGTGTCACAGGTGCTGTTGGCAGATGTCGGAGGCGTTGACCGAAGCTCAAAAAAAATACAGACGGGAGCTGGGAGACACACGGTGGGGAAGGCTGACGGAGGGACTATCCGCCTCTTCAAAAGGACGGAGCCTCACCTTTAGCGCTCATCTGCCGTGCGCGCCAGG tGTGTCCAAAAGGAGGTACGAGCTGAGCAGGACCCTTCTTGGCAGTTCGTCCTTCAGCCTGCTGGGGAACAGACGAGCGGTCGGTGTCGACTACATGCCGGTCCTCCGCCACATCTGTCGCTTGCAGAGAGCACAGGATCAGAAAGAGGAGCCAGTCAG GAGTCTGAACTACCTCAGCAGCACACACCTCGGCCTCTCAAAGTCAACTATTCAACTCCTGGCTGAAGATTTCTCATAG